The Phragmites australis chromosome 1, lpPhrAust1.1, whole genome shotgun sequence genomic interval CAGCCCAGTGGTAAGTAGCCTAGCAGCTAGAGCAACGACTTTAACCGTATTAACCGCCACATTACCTGTCTTGTAGAACTACCTAGTCTGACTGACGTTGATCTGTTTCTTTGTGTGCTCTCATCAGGCGCTGAGGTTTTTCATGAGCAACAACGTGACGGTGCAAGGTCTGAAGGTGCAGAACAGCCCCGAGTTCCACTTCCGGTTCGACAGCTGCCGCGGCGTGCTCGTGAGCGGCCTGTCCATCAGCTCCCCGGCGCTGAGCCCCAACACCGACGGCATCCACGTCGAGAACACCCAGGACGTCCTCATCACCAACTCCGTCGTCTCCAACGGCGACGACTGCGTCTCCATTGGCGCCGGCACCCTCAACGTCCACATTGAGAACGTCACCTGCGGGCCCGGCCACGGCATCAGCATCGGGAGCCTGGGGAAGCCGGGGTCGTCGCTGGCGTGCGTCGCCAACGTGACGGTACGGAACGCGGTGATCCGGCACTCGGACAACGGCGTGAGGATCAAGACGTGGCAGGGCGGGTCCGGGTCCGTGTCGTCCGTGTCGTTCGAGAACGTGCGCATGGACGCCGTGCGCAACCCCATTATCATCGACCAGTACTACTGTCTCTCCCACAGCTGCGAGAACGCTACCACGGCCGTATTCGTCTCCGGCGTGTCGTACGCGGGCATCCGGGGGACCTACGACGTGCGCAGCCCGCCCATCCACTTCGGGTGCAGCGACGCCGTGCCGTGCACCAACATCACGCTCTCCGACGTTGAGCTGCTGCCGGCCTCCGGCGGCACGGTCGACGACCCCTTCTGCTGGAACGTCTACGGCAACGTCTCCACGCCCACCGTGCCGCCCGTGCCGTGCCTGATCCAAGGTGTGCCCAGGAACTTCAAGGATGACAGCAGCTTGAAATGCTACTCATGATTGACCCTGCTGCATGCAACTCCATCGGTTGAACAATACAAGACATATTTTGTATTGGTTCGATTTCTTTAAAGTTAGACTTTGATCAttgttttctcacaaaatatatagcTATAGATACAAAATCAATATAATGTGAAagttttttgaaatataaatctagttgtttaatttttatatactaaacatacttataatttaactaattattgattaaaatatataaaatttgattttttaaaacaaaatatgaCTGGCATTTTTGAGCGGAGGGAGTACTTGTTTAGAGGAAAAGGAACATAGTTAAAAGAAAAAGACAGAAGAGTATGTTAGTGCAGATAAAAGGAGCTTAAAGGCATGATTACTTATGTATTCTTTGACTATCTACAATACTTGCTGCCATGGGTTGAGCAGTTGCCGCGTGCATGGGCATGGCTAGCTGGTGTATTTTTACGGTTACAGTGACTAGGAGGTGTGTTCATGCTTTTCTGTAGCAGTCTCTTGTTGTGCGCATGTTAAAcacttgttgattttttttttcctctgctCACAGCTCACTAGGGACTTCCAAGTGCCAATCACCACGAACATATCTTTGCTAGACGGATGTCTGACCTTCTAtgtctttgtggcttagtgagagACGTACAGTTTTTCTACCTTTAAAGGGACTATTTCCCTACACATTGTAATGTTAGATATGCACTTTGATTCGTACACCACACGAGGGCCACAAAGATTCTATGTCAGATTCTTATGGCACACGTATCTCACCACACCCAATTTAAAACTACGTATTCTATAGTCTTTACCTTATTATGCGGTGAAGGCAAAACTATAGAATAATGGATATCAAATTGTGGCAAATATGTTCGAAATAATGGAAGTAGAGTACGGGAGCTCAAAGTTGAATAATGAAAAGGTGCGTACGATAAAGTCACCACTGAATGGGATGAAGAAAAGCAAACACAAAGTTGAAGACCACCTACTCATGATCTCAGGGCCCTGCCAATGCAAGCCAAATAACTTTCTGTCCTGATAATGCCGTAAGTCCCCAAC includes:
- the LOC133910729 gene encoding polygalacturonase At1g48100-like, whose product is MGFTARTAIALLLALAVASSFLCDGVHGRHHHTKHTRHNPSHPPSHAPGPESPSRAPPHARPSPPAPPPSTYPTPGAPAPAPAGGVAVYDVVKDFGAVGDGVTDDTDPIKTAWDTACQDDGPGVVLAAAGYSFLVHTTVFTGPCQGSVTIQLDGTIVAPSDPNTWPANSKRNWLVFYQAHGVSLRGAGLIDGKGQKWWDLPCKPHRGGASTHGSCDSPVALRFFMSNNVTVQGLKVQNSPEFHFRFDSCRGVLVSGLSISSPALSPNTDGIHVENTQDVLITNSVVSNGDDCVSIGAGTLNVHIENVTCGPGHGISIGSLGKPGSSLACVANVTVRNAVIRHSDNGVRIKTWQGGSGSVSSVSFENVRMDAVRNPIIIDQYYCLSHSCENATTAVFVSGVSYAGIRGTYDVRSPPIHFGCSDAVPCTNITLSDVELLPASGGTVDDPFCWNVYGNVSTPTVPPVPCLIQGVPRNFKDDSSLKCYS